The Polynucleobacter sp. TSB-Sco08W16 genome includes a region encoding these proteins:
- the gltX gene encoding glutamate--tRNA ligase translates to MHIRTRFAPSPTGFIHLGNLRSALYPWAFARHNQGDFILRIEDTDVERSTQEAVDVIIEGMAWLGMDIDEGPIYQMQRIDRYREVIKQMLDSGLAYPCYMSEDELNKLRDQQMANKEKPRYNGLWRPEPGKALPPVPEGVLPVIRFKNPIGGSVVWEDAVKGRIEISNDELDDLVIARPDGTPTYNFCVVVDDVDMQISHVIRGDDHVNNTPRQINIMKALGGTPPIYAHLPTVLNDAGEKMSKRNGAMSVRDYQKSGYLPEAILNYLARLGWSHGDAEVFTKEQFVDWFDLDSLGRSPAQHNPEKLLWLNHQYIQNADPVKLAEATKPFAHELGIDTENGPNFTQVVALLKDRANTLIEIAEGAKLFYLPAPTLNAEQIAANIPQTIIPALKDLIEAIRNAEPTKEAYAASFKQVLAAHQIKMPALAMPVRYALFATTQTPAIDSVLVVIGKEEAVNRLSKVVA, encoded by the coding sequence ATGCATATTCGTACACGTTTCGCCCCAAGTCCCACGGGCTTTATACATCTGGGAAATCTACGCAGCGCTCTTTATCCCTGGGCTTTTGCTCGGCATAATCAAGGCGACTTTATCTTGCGTATTGAGGATACCGATGTGGAGAGATCCACTCAAGAGGCTGTTGATGTCATTATTGAAGGCATGGCTTGGTTGGGTATGGATATTGATGAAGGCCCAATCTACCAAATGCAGCGGATTGATCGTTATCGCGAGGTAATCAAGCAAATGCTAGATTCCGGTCTCGCATACCCATGCTACATGAGCGAGGATGAACTGAATAAGCTCCGCGATCAACAGATGGCTAATAAAGAAAAGCCGCGATATAACGGACTATGGAGACCCGAGCCAGGCAAAGCATTGCCACCCGTTCCCGAGGGAGTATTGCCGGTGATTCGTTTTAAGAATCCAATTGGTGGCTCAGTTGTGTGGGAGGATGCTGTTAAAGGTCGTATAGAAATTTCAAATGATGAGTTGGATGACTTGGTTATTGCAAGGCCAGACGGCACTCCAACCTATAACTTTTGCGTTGTCGTAGATGATGTAGACATGCAAATCAGCCATGTAATTCGTGGGGATGATCATGTGAACAATACTCCTCGACAAATTAATATTATGAAGGCCTTAGGCGGTACGCCGCCTATATACGCCCATCTTCCTACAGTTCTCAATGATGCTGGTGAAAAGATGAGTAAGCGCAATGGCGCAATGAGTGTGCGCGACTATCAAAAATCAGGTTACCTACCAGAAGCCATCTTGAATTATTTAGCTCGTCTCGGTTGGTCACATGGTGATGCGGAAGTATTTACCAAAGAGCAGTTTGTAGACTGGTTTGATTTAGACAGCCTAGGAAGATCACCAGCTCAACATAATCCCGAAAAGCTGCTTTGGCTAAATCACCAATACATTCAGAATGCAGACCCTGTCAAATTAGCTGAAGCTACAAAGCCATTCGCTCATGAGTTAGGCATTGACACTGAGAATGGCCCAAACTTTACTCAAGTAGTAGCCTTGCTAAAAGATCGTGCGAATACCTTGATTGAGATTGCAGAGGGAGCCAAGCTATTTTATTTGCCTGCACCCACATTAAACGCGGAACAGATTGCTGCAAATATTCCGCAGACAATCATTCCTGCATTAAAAGATTTAATTGAAGCCATTCGTAACGCTGAACCCACTAAAGAAGCTTATGCGGCATCATTTAAGCAAGTTTTAGCTGCCCATCAAATCAAAATGCCAGCGCTAGCCATGCCAGTTCGCTATGCATTATTTGCAACAACACAGACCCCAGCCATTGATTCTGTATTGGTAGTGATAGGTAAAGAGGAGGCCGTAAACAGGCTTTCTAAGGTGGTCGCATAG
- a CDS encoding Hsp33 family molecular chaperone HslO: MNELLVFVCDGAPVRGEIVSIGSAWQAVLERRNDPPAVRKILGDFVGAATLLSASLKFDGTLIIQAQSKGPIQLLVVECKSDLSMRATVKLSVDQSEIADNASLGELLDASNSGRLVITLDPADREPGQPPYQGIVALQDHQGGLIKPVSSAAEAIALYMQNSEQLDTRIWLASNDKNVGGLLLQRLPNSGGHSQLDPQVAAEGWSRIRTLGETITDDELLTLPPDTILRRLFLEESTQNGVRSFPARPIRFACSCSRKKVADVLRMLGEEEVQSILAEQGAVETICDFCAKPYRFDAVDCLQVFKTDLLSDATRPPSSGH; the protein is encoded by the coding sequence ATGAATGAATTACTTGTATTTGTGTGTGATGGCGCCCCGGTTCGCGGGGAAATTGTCTCCATTGGTTCCGCCTGGCAGGCTGTTTTGGAGCGTCGCAATGACCCCCCTGCTGTGAGGAAGATCCTGGGTGATTTTGTCGGTGCAGCGACCCTTTTAAGTGCCAGCCTTAAGTTTGATGGGACTTTAATCATTCAAGCTCAAAGCAAAGGCCCAATCCAACTACTCGTCGTGGAATGCAAATCCGATTTATCGATGCGAGCTACGGTAAAGCTCTCTGTAGATCAATCTGAAATCGCTGATAACGCCTCTTTAGGCGAGCTTCTGGATGCCAGTAACTCGGGCAGGCTCGTAATCACCTTAGACCCAGCAGATCGCGAACCAGGGCAACCGCCCTACCAGGGGATAGTTGCCCTTCAAGATCACCAAGGGGGGCTTATTAAACCCGTATCCAGTGCTGCCGAAGCCATTGCACTTTATATGCAAAATTCAGAGCAACTTGATACCCGGATTTGGCTTGCATCGAACGATAAAAACGTTGGCGGTTTATTGCTTCAGCGCCTTCCAAATTCCGGCGGGCATTCTCAGTTGGACCCTCAAGTTGCCGCTGAAGGCTGGTCGCGAATTCGAACCCTTGGCGAAACGATTACTGATGATGAGTTATTAACCTTGCCGCCAGATACCATTCTGCGTCGCTTATTTCTGGAAGAATCTACTCAGAATGGTGTTCGTAGCTTTCCGGCACGCCCTATTCGCTTTGCCTGCAGTTGCTCACGCAAAAAAGTTGCCGATGTTCTCAGAATGTTAGGTGAAGAAGAGGTTCAAAGTATCTTGGCAGAGCAAGGTGCCGTTGAAACGATCTGTGATTTCTGCGCCAAACCTTATCGATTTGATGCGGTTGATTGTCTGCAAGTATTTAAAACGGATTTATTAAGTGACGCTACCAGACCCCCATCTAGTGGCCACTGA
- the glxR gene encoding 2-hydroxy-3-oxopropionate reductase: MSSNLKLGFIGLGIMGAPMATHLINAGHQVFINTRSKVPADLASSKAVQCVTSSEVAKNADIIFMMVPDTPDVEKVLFGENGVAAGLIKGKVVVDMSSISPIATKEFAKKINALGCDYLDAPVSGGEVGAKNATLSIMVGGDEAIFNKVKPVLDLMGKNINLVGGNGDGQTAKVANQIIVALNIEAVAEALLFASKAGADPAKVRQALMGGFAGSKILEVHGERMVKRTFDPGFRIELHQKDLNLALNSAKALGVSLPNTATAQELFNSCSAHGGKSWDHSAMVKALEMMANFEVGQKS, from the coding sequence ATGAGTAGCAACTTAAAACTGGGATTTATTGGATTGGGAATCATGGGCGCACCCATGGCCACCCATTTAATCAATGCCGGACATCAGGTTTTTATTAATACTCGTAGCAAAGTGCCAGCTGACCTGGCGAGCTCTAAAGCCGTTCAGTGTGTAACATCTAGTGAGGTTGCAAAAAATGCTGACATCATTTTTATGATGGTACCGGATACACCTGATGTTGAAAAAGTCTTGTTTGGTGAGAATGGGGTTGCAGCGGGGCTTATCAAGGGAAAAGTAGTGGTGGATATGAGCTCGATCTCTCCAATAGCTACAAAAGAATTTGCTAAAAAAATTAATGCTTTAGGCTGCGATTACTTAGACGCTCCGGTGTCTGGTGGTGAAGTCGGCGCCAAAAATGCCACACTCTCGATCATGGTTGGTGGAGATGAGGCTATATTTAATAAAGTAAAGCCAGTACTTGATTTAATGGGTAAAAACATTAATTTAGTTGGCGGTAACGGTGACGGGCAAACGGCTAAGGTGGCCAATCAAATTATTGTTGCTTTAAATATTGAAGCTGTAGCTGAAGCGCTCCTTTTTGCATCAAAAGCAGGAGCTGATCCAGCAAAAGTGCGTCAAGCACTCATGGGTGGTTTTGCAGGCTCCAAAATACTAGAGGTTCATGGGGAGCGTATGGTCAAGCGCACATTCGACCCAGGCTTTCGGATTGAGTTACATCAGAAGGATTTGAATTTAGCTCTGAATAGCGCCAAAGCCTTGGGTGTATCACTTCCTAACACGGCAACTGCTCAAGAATTATTCAACTCCTGTTCTGCTCATGGCGGCAAATCCTGGGATCACTCTGCCATGGTCAAGGCTCTAGAAATGATGGCAAATTTTGAGGTAGGTCAGAAGTCCTAA
- a CDS encoding carboxylesterase — protein sequence MTILLPGLNGGGLELGQLPTFLNSNGFNTVIPDIQGYLHGSPAGDFESWISQVHNVIDPLRKQYKTINLAGISMGSTLALAVASQRTDISSIALLSPVLRYDGWTVPWYRFLLDIACNLGIRSWEYSEREPFGIKNPDLRRRVRDKFKAHELSEVGAPLITAQHLYEAKGLMAYVRKNLDTITSRLLIIQSVEDDTCSVWSAEQILSNVKSDLRRAIWLGNSYHIVTIDNEREIVLNEVLRFFARGAGGNRGIDSYYNDLNPKALRERLL from the coding sequence GTGACCATTCTACTACCGGGCCTAAATGGTGGCGGATTGGAGCTTGGGCAACTACCTACATTTCTGAACTCGAATGGATTCAATACTGTTATTCCAGATATTCAGGGCTATTTGCATGGATCCCCTGCTGGTGACTTCGAAAGCTGGATTAGCCAAGTTCATAATGTAATTGACCCACTAAGAAAACAGTACAAGACCATCAATTTAGCTGGTATTAGCATGGGATCCACTCTAGCACTTGCAGTTGCTTCTCAAAGAACGGACATCTCTTCCATTGCACTGCTTTCACCAGTACTCCGTTACGATGGATGGACTGTTCCATGGTATAGATTCTTATTGGATATCGCCTGTAATCTAGGGATTAGAAGCTGGGAATACTCTGAACGCGAACCTTTTGGCATCAAAAATCCCGATTTGCGCAGAAGAGTAAGGGATAAATTTAAAGCCCATGAACTTTCAGAGGTTGGTGCCCCGCTGATCACTGCGCAACATCTTTATGAGGCAAAAGGTCTCATGGCCTATGTCAGGAAAAATCTCGATACCATTACATCTAGGTTGTTAATTATTCAGTCTGTGGAGGACGATACATGCTCTGTTTGGTCTGCAGAACAGATATTGTCTAATGTTAAGTCTGATCTACGAAGGGCGATTTGGCTCGGCAATAGCTACCATATTGTTACGATTGATAATGAGCGTGAAATAGTTTTGAATGAAGTTTTGCGCTTTTTTGCTAGAGGTGCTGGAGGTAACCGAGGCATTGATAGCTATTACAACGATCTAAATCCAAAAGCCCTTCGTGAAAGATTGCTTTAA
- a CDS encoding DUF4118 domain-containing protein, whose translation MKHNLNAYRWCSNKPAGYLNAVIGVFFAFGVRFALHPQFDEALPLFFFQINTIVIAFFFGTGPALLSVALSIPLISYFFLAPFGEFTVIDTRDISVLFVYATYTLLVCFLVEWLRREQYSAKMAFLVSESRFKLMVEGDNKIRELVNNAPNKLNQSNS comes from the coding sequence ATGAAACATAATCTTAATGCCTATAGATGGTGCTCCAACAAACCGGCAGGCTACTTAAATGCTGTTATTGGAGTCTTTTTTGCTTTTGGTGTTCGGTTTGCGTTACACCCCCAATTCGATGAGGCTTTGCCCCTGTTCTTTTTTCAAATTAATACGATTGTGATTGCCTTTTTCTTTGGCACTGGTCCTGCCTTATTGTCGGTAGCCCTTAGCATCCCTCTAATCTCGTATTTCTTCTTAGCCCCCTTTGGTGAATTTACTGTGATTGATACCAGGGATATTTCGGTTCTTTTTGTATATGCAACTTACACATTATTGGTATGTTTTTTAGTTGAATGGTTACGTCGAGAACAATATAGTGCAAAGATGGCTTTTTTGGTCAGCGAATCACGCTTTAAGTTAATGGTAGAGGGTGACAATAAAATTCGTGAATTAGTTAATAATGCCCCCAATAAATTGAATCAATCAAATAGTTAG
- the ftsB gene encoding cell division protein FtsB yields MRIVIYSMLVLLIAIQYPLWLGKGGWLKVYEMEKQVELQEAKNSLLALRNAKLEGDVKDLKDGTRAIEERARVEHGLIKEGEFFVQILPAEKSTTTPATKQ; encoded by the coding sequence ATGCGCATTGTCATTTACTCCATGCTGGTATTGCTGATTGCAATCCAGTACCCACTTTGGTTGGGTAAGGGTGGGTGGCTTAAGGTCTATGAAATGGAGAAGCAGGTAGAGCTCCAAGAGGCAAAGAATAGCCTCTTGGCGCTTCGAAATGCCAAGCTAGAGGGTGATGTAAAAGATTTAAAGGACGGTACGCGAGCAATTGAGGAGCGTGCTCGTGTTGAGCACGGCCTAATCAAGGAGGGGGAATTCTTTGTGCAAATATTGCCCGCAGAAAAATCTACTACAACGCCTGCTACAAAGCAGTAA
- a CDS encoding M48 family metallopeptidase has translation MGFTVACLKVFISLSLLTLLLACANTTRSGAVGVNRSQFMLASSSEVDRLADISFNEQNQKAKEKNALITSGPTYDRLKIISNRLISQTGIFRDDTRQWNWQLVLINAKTLNATCAPGGKITFYSGLIEQLDLTDDEIAAIMGHEIAHALREHGRERLSQSMAQSAITNIAMMAVGGYGFAISAANQAAQYVLVLPNSRQNESEADAIGLELAARAGYNPQAAISVWQKMIKTNQGKGPPEFLSTHPSGETRIEQLTELMPAVEPLYQVAQKTKAK, from the coding sequence ATGGGTTTTACAGTAGCTTGCCTTAAGGTATTCATTAGTCTTTCGCTCTTAACACTGCTCTTGGCCTGCGCTAATACCACCAGATCAGGAGCAGTAGGCGTTAATAGATCGCAATTCATGTTGGCTTCCTCTTCAGAGGTTGACCGCCTTGCTGACATAAGCTTTAACGAGCAGAATCAAAAAGCTAAAGAGAAGAATGCACTAATCACCTCAGGACCTACATACGATCGATTGAAGATCATTTCTAATCGATTGATTTCACAAACTGGCATATTTCGAGACGATACTCGTCAATGGAATTGGCAATTGGTTTTGATTAATGCCAAAACCCTTAATGCCACATGCGCTCCTGGAGGGAAGATCACTTTCTACTCGGGGCTAATTGAACAGTTAGACCTGACTGACGATGAAATTGCTGCCATCATGGGCCATGAGATTGCGCATGCCCTTCGTGAACATGGTCGAGAGAGACTCTCTCAATCTATGGCTCAAAGCGCCATTACCAATATTGCAATGATGGCAGTTGGCGGATACGGCTTTGCAATCAGCGCAGCCAATCAGGCAGCTCAATACGTTTTGGTCTTACCTAATTCAAGGCAAAACGAGTCAGAGGCAGATGCAATCGGGTTAGAACTCGCAGCTAGGGCTGGTTACAACCCACAGGCTGCCATCAGCGTATGGCAAAAAATGATAAAAACCAATCAAGGTAAAGGCCCGCCAGAATTTCTATCTACTCACCCTTCTGGTGAAACCAGAATTGAGCAGTTGACGGAACTTATGCCAGCTGTTGAACCGCTTTATCAGGTAGCCCAAAAAACAAAAGCTAAATAA
- the hyi gene encoding hydroxypyruvate isomerase has product MPQFAANLTMLFNEVPFMERFERAGKAGFKAVEFLFPYPFSSAEIKQALDQNQLKLVLHNLPAGDWDAGERGIASHPDRVDEFRQGVSKAIEYAKVLGVHQLNCLAGKAPTGVESKILHTTFVENLRYAASELKKANLRLLIEPINTFDIPGFYLNTTKQAVDILSEVGADNLLVQYDIYHAQRMEGELANTIEKNLSKIGHIQLADNPGRNEPGTGEINYHFLFKFLDRIGYHGWIGCEYKPTENTEAGLGWIKQLNS; this is encoded by the coding sequence ATGCCGCAATTTGCCGCTAACTTAACAATGCTGTTTAATGAAGTTCCATTTATGGAGCGTTTTGAACGGGCAGGTAAAGCTGGATTCAAAGCAGTTGAATTTTTGTTTCCTTATCCTTTTTCTTCCGCCGAGATCAAGCAGGCGCTTGATCAAAATCAACTCAAGCTCGTGCTTCATAATCTTCCCGCTGGAGATTGGGATGCCGGGGAACGCGGCATAGCTTCCCACCCTGACCGTGTTGATGAGTTTCGTCAGGGAGTCAGTAAGGCTATTGAGTACGCCAAAGTACTGGGCGTTCATCAGCTCAATTGTTTGGCCGGTAAAGCCCCAACAGGCGTTGAGAGCAAAATATTGCATACCACTTTTGTTGAGAATCTTCGCTATGCAGCGTCAGAGCTCAAAAAAGCAAACTTACGACTTCTGATCGAACCAATTAATACGTTTGATATTCCCGGCTTCTACTTGAACACCACCAAACAGGCAGTTGATATTTTGTCAGAGGTAGGGGCTGATAATCTTCTTGTGCAATATGACATTTATCACGCCCAACGTATGGAGGGTGAGCTTGCTAATACGATAGAAAAGAATTTGTCGAAGATTGGCCATATTCAATTAGCAGACAACCCTGGACGTAATGAGCCAGGCACAGGTGAAATTAACTACCACTTTCTTTTCAAGTTTTTAGATCGTATTGGCTACCATGGTTGGATTGGTTGCGAATACAAACCTACCGAAAATACTGAAGCAGGCCTTGGCTGGATCAAGCAACTTAATTCATAA
- the kdsA gene encoding 3-deoxy-8-phosphooctulonate synthase, producing MSTFKLCGFDVGLEHRFFLIAGPCVIESEQSAIDIAGELKEITAALKIPFIYKSSFDKANRSSGTSFRGLGIEKGLEILAKVRRQVGVSVLTDVHDISEISAVSEVVDVLQTPAFLCRQTDFIRACAQSGKPVNFKKGQFLSPHEMLNVIDKARAAAVEKNLPDQFMVCERGASFGYNNLVSDMRSLAILRESNAPVVFDATHSVQLPGGQGTASGGQREFVPVLARAAVAVGISGLFMETHPDPAKALSDGPNAVPLNRMKELLESLAAIDSVVKSSGSFLENSFK from the coding sequence ATGAGCACGTTTAAGCTATGTGGTTTTGATGTTGGCCTAGAACATCGCTTTTTTCTGATAGCAGGTCCTTGCGTTATCGAATCTGAGCAGTCCGCAATTGATATTGCGGGTGAATTAAAGGAAATTACCGCCGCATTGAAGATCCCTTTTATCTACAAATCTTCCTTTGATAAGGCCAATCGCTCATCTGGAACGTCATTTCGTGGGCTCGGAATAGAAAAGGGTCTTGAGATTTTGGCTAAGGTTAGAAGACAAGTGGGTGTTTCGGTTTTAACGGATGTGCATGACATTAGTGAAATTTCTGCAGTATCTGAAGTTGTTGATGTCTTACAAACACCAGCGTTCTTATGCAGGCAAACTGACTTTATTCGCGCTTGCGCCCAAAGTGGCAAGCCAGTGAATTTCAAAAAAGGACAGTTTCTGTCGCCACATGAAATGCTTAACGTTATCGATAAGGCAAGAGCCGCTGCAGTAGAAAAAAATTTGCCAGACCAGTTTATGGTTTGTGAGCGTGGAGCTTCATTTGGTTATAACAATTTAGTTTCTGATATGCGTAGCCTAGCTATCCTGCGTGAGTCTAATGCTCCAGTGGTATTTGATGCGACCCATTCCGTTCAATTGCCTGGTGGTCAAGGCACTGCTAGCGGAGGCCAACGTGAGTTTGTTCCTGTTTTAGCCAGAGCGGCAGTGGCAGTTGGTATTAGCGGCTTATTTATGGAAACGCATCCCGATCCAGCGAAAGCATTGTCCGATGGGCCTAATGCTGTACCCCTGAATCGGATGAAGGAGTTGTTGGAATCTCTCGCAGCAATTGATTCAGTCGTTAAGTCGAGCGGTTCTTTTCTGGAAAATAGTTTTAAATAA
- the eno gene encoding phosphopyruvate hydratase, which yields MSAIVDIIGREVLDSRGNPTVECDVLLESGVMGRAAVPSGASTGSREAIELRDGDKSRYLGKGVLKAVQNINVEIAETILGLDASEQAFLDHTLIELDGTHNKARLGANATLAVSMAVARAAAEEAGLPLYRYFGGSGGMQLPVPMMNIVNGGAHANNSLDIQEFMVMPVGAQNFRDALRCGAEIFHELKKILGAQGMPTTVGDEGGFAPNFKSNHECLQTIMKAIEGAGYQAGEDVILALDCAASEFYKDGKYHLSGEGLQLSSSEFSDYLGNLADQFPIVSIEDGMHESDWDGWADITQKLGKKIQLVGDDLFVTNTRILKEGIEKGIANSILIKINQIGTLTETFAAIEMAKRANYTAVISHRSGETEDSTIADIAVGTNAGQIKTGSLSRSDRIAKYNQLLRIEEDLGDVATYPGKSVFYNLKR from the coding sequence ATGAGCGCCATTGTTGACATCATCGGTAGAGAAGTTTTAGATTCACGCGGAAATCCAACTGTAGAGTGCGACGTATTGCTCGAATCAGGCGTAATGGGTCGTGCCGCAGTTCCATCCGGTGCCTCGACGGGTTCACGCGAAGCCATTGAATTACGTGACGGGGATAAATCTCGCTACTTAGGTAAAGGTGTTTTGAAGGCCGTTCAAAACATCAATGTAGAGATTGCTGAAACAATTCTGGGTTTAGATGCTAGTGAACAAGCTTTCTTAGATCACACCTTAATTGAGCTCGATGGCACACATAACAAGGCAAGATTAGGTGCGAACGCTACCTTGGCAGTGTCTATGGCCGTTGCGAGGGCTGCAGCTGAAGAGGCGGGTTTGCCTTTGTATCGCTACTTTGGCGGCTCTGGTGGTATGCAGCTACCAGTCCCAATGATGAACATCGTCAATGGTGGTGCTCATGCCAATAACAGCTTAGACATTCAAGAATTTATGGTGATGCCGGTTGGCGCTCAAAACTTCCGCGATGCCTTGCGTTGCGGCGCTGAAATCTTTCATGAACTCAAAAAGATTCTTGGAGCGCAAGGAATGCCAACGACTGTTGGTGATGAAGGGGGCTTTGCGCCAAACTTCAAGAGTAATCACGAGTGTTTACAAACGATCATGAAGGCGATTGAAGGCGCTGGATATCAAGCTGGCGAGGACGTTATCTTAGCTCTTGATTGCGCTGCTAGCGAGTTCTATAAAGACGGCAAATACCATCTTTCTGGCGAAGGCTTACAACTATCCTCAAGTGAATTCTCAGACTATCTTGGCAATTTAGCCGATCAATTCCCGATCGTCTCTATTGAAGACGGTATGCACGAAAGTGATTGGGATGGTTGGGCTGACATTACTCAGAAGTTAGGCAAGAAGATCCAATTGGTAGGCGATGATCTATTTGTGACCAACACTCGCATTCTTAAAGAGGGCATTGAAAAAGGTATTGCCAATTCCATCTTGATTAAGATTAATCAGATCGGCACCTTGACCGAAACCTTTGCTGCTATTGAGATGGCAAAGCGCGCTAATTACACAGCGGTAATTTCCCATCGCTCTGGTGAAACAGAAGACAGCACTATTGCTGATATCGCTGTTGGTACAAATGCAGGTCAAATTAAGACTGGATCACTTTCACGCTCTGATCGAATTGCTAAATACAATCAATTATTACGAATTGAGGAAGATTTGGGTGATGTTGCTACCTATCCAGGTAAATCTGTCTTTTACAACCTCAAGCGTTAA
- a CDS encoding YqiA/YcfP family alpha/beta fold hydrolase yields the protein MSKTLLVYLHGFRSSPRSSKAVMTGEAIKLLSTPENPIEWFCPQLLASPKESMDMVTAHIDRSKADRMIIIGSSLGGFYTNYLVEKYGCKGVVLNPAVRAARELAPHVGIMTSYDSDEPFDFKPEYIDELKELQIEKISQPNRYFLIAAKGDELLDWREMVEFYLGGAQLVLEGSDHGIADYADHLPKVIEFISTP from the coding sequence ATGTCCAAAACGCTTCTCGTTTATCTGCATGGCTTTCGTTCATCTCCTCGCTCAAGCAAGGCAGTGATGACAGGTGAGGCTATTAAACTGCTATCCACACCTGAAAACCCAATCGAATGGTTTTGCCCTCAGCTGCTAGCATCTCCAAAAGAAAGTATGGATATGGTGACAGCTCACATTGATCGCTCCAAGGCTGATCGAATGATCATCATCGGCTCTTCATTGGGTGGTTTTTATACAAACTACCTAGTTGAAAAATATGGCTGCAAAGGCGTTGTATTGAATCCAGCAGTTCGCGCTGCGAGAGAGCTTGCCCCGCATGTTGGCATAATGACATCCTACGATAGCGATGAACCGTTTGATTTCAAGCCAGAATATATCGATGAACTGAAGGAGCTTCAAATAGAGAAAATATCGCAGCCAAACCGATATTTTTTGATAGCAGCTAAAGGTGATGAACTTTTAGACTGGCGTGAAATGGTTGAATTCTATTTAGGTGGAGCCCAACTAGTGCTCGAGGGAAGCGATCATGGAATTGCCGACTATGCAGATCATTTGCCTAAGGTGATTGAGTTTATTTCCACTCCCTAA